From a region of the Acidobacteriota bacterium genome:
- a CDS encoding proline--tRNA ligase, producing MHRWSQLFIPTLREAPADAEVASHKFLVRAGYVRQLAAGIYSYLFLGQRSINKIISIVRDEMDKIGQEFLLPALHPRELWESSGRWSVMGENMFRLKDRGGRDLCLGMTHEEVMTEIARKELRSYKQLPQIWYQIQTKFRDEPRPKSGLLRVRQFIMKDAYSFDIDADGLDVSYRKHYDTYAAIFTRCGLKFVVVEAHSGAMGGSQSHEFMIYTDAGEDMVASCPKCGYAANLEKATSRLEPVEDLKASGNGSPELVQTPGMKTIEEVSKYLGVSPKQKIKTLAMVGTWITEEGKRLEWPIAVFVRGDHMLNEAKLLAVTGAREIRPMHGEEIQSIFKAPGGFLGPVGLDMDGFNAGGVEGMKMVYVDKALEGRTNLIAGANKEDYHLRNVTPGRDFAVKQYADVRNVQPGEGCPNCGTPMVVAKAVEIGHIFKLGYKYSESMGARVLDQSGKEVAPIMGSYGIGIERILTSAIEQSNDNDGFWLPYNIAPFDVVVTPTNVSDSAIRSAGDELSAKLTAAGFDVLLDDREDRAGVKFKDADLVGIPYRINVGKKVTEGKVELVQRSTRQSVDASMAEITEKLRQIAQ from the coding sequence ATGCATCGTTGGTCTCAATTGTTTATTCCCACTCTGCGCGAAGCGCCTGCCGACGCGGAGGTCGCGAGCCACAAATTTCTGGTTCGCGCGGGTTATGTTCGTCAGCTCGCTGCCGGCATCTACTCATACCTTTTTCTAGGGCAGCGTTCCATTAATAAGATCATCTCCATCGTTCGTGATGAGATGGACAAGATCGGCCAGGAGTTCCTGCTTCCGGCGCTGCATCCGCGGGAGCTGTGGGAGTCTAGTGGCCGCTGGTCGGTGATGGGCGAGAACATGTTCCGGCTCAAGGACCGCGGCGGACGCGATCTTTGTCTCGGCATGACGCACGAGGAGGTGATGACGGAGATCGCGCGGAAGGAGCTGCGCAGCTACAAGCAGCTTCCCCAGATCTGGTATCAGATACAGACCAAGTTTCGGGACGAGCCTCGTCCTAAATCGGGACTGCTCCGCGTGCGGCAGTTCATTATGAAGGACGCATATTCTTTCGATATCGACGCCGACGGACTGGATGTTTCCTATCGCAAACATTACGACACCTACGCTGCGATCTTCACTCGCTGCGGATTGAAATTCGTGGTCGTCGAAGCCCATTCGGGAGCCATGGGGGGATCGCAATCGCACGAGTTCATGATCTATACCGATGCGGGCGAAGACATGGTTGCGAGCTGTCCGAAGTGCGGCTACGCCGCCAATCTGGAGAAGGCGACATCGCGGCTGGAGCCAGTCGAGGATCTCAAGGCCTCCGGCAATGGCTCTCCCGAATTGGTCCAAACGCCGGGGATGAAGACCATCGAAGAAGTATCCAAGTACCTCGGCGTGTCACCGAAGCAGAAGATCAAGACGCTGGCAATGGTCGGTACTTGGATCACCGAGGAAGGCAAGCGTCTCGAGTGGCCCATCGCGGTTTTCGTCCGCGGCGATCACATGCTCAACGAAGCCAAGCTGCTCGCGGTAACTGGCGCGAGAGAAATCCGGCCGATGCATGGGGAAGAGATTCAATCCATCTTCAAAGCTCCTGGCGGCTTTCTCGGACCCGTCGGCCTCGATATGGATGGCTTCAACGCCGGCGGTGTGGAAGGCATGAAGATGGTCTACGTCGATAAAGCATTGGAAGGCCGCACTAACCTGATTGCGGGCGCGAACAAAGAGGACTACCACTTGCGTAACGTAACTCCCGGCCGCGATTTCGCGGTAAAACAGTACGCAGACGTGCGTAACGTGCAGCCTGGCGAAGGCTGTCCAAACTGCGGCACCCCGATGGTTGTAGCGAAGGCCGTTGAGATTGGGCACATCTTCAAGCTTGGCTACAAGTACTCCGAGTCCATGGGAGCGCGAGTGCTGGATCAGTCGGGGAAAGAAGTTGCTCCCATTATGGGCAGTTACGGCATTGGCATTGAGCGCATCCTTACGTCGGCGATCGAGCAAAGTAACGACAACGATGGTTTCTGGCTGCCTTACAATATCGCTCCGTTCGACGTAGTGGTAACGCCTACGAATGTGAGCGATTCAGCGATTCGCAGCGCAGGCGACGAGCTGTCAGCAAAGCTCACAGCTGCTGGATTCGATGTCCTGCTCGACGATCGTGAGGACCGGGCGGGGGTGAAGTTCAAGGATGCCGATTTAGTGGGAATCCCTTATCGGATCAATGTTGGCAAGAAGGTTACCGAAGGGAAAGTGGAGCTCGTACAACGCTCGACACGTCAATCCGTCGATGCTAGCATGGCCGAAATTACTGAAAAATTGCGGCAAATTGCGCAATAA
- a CDS encoding penicillin-binding protein, translating into MAIKLKIPRGKGIHARLSHPVVKASVAGFIIVCTVLFGVFAYYYVKYQKIVDKRLSGPIFANSAKIYAAPETVKVGETTKISSIAADLRRAGYTEESDRNGSRVGTYKDGVSSIEVSPGPESYHTPESATIHVSDGKVDRITQKNGGALDAYELEPQLVTGLFDRENRSKRRLITYEDMPSLLVNAILSIEDRRFFQHSGVNYFRFLEAALIDLRSRHKQGGSTLTMQLARGFFLTPQQTIKRKLTEMLIATELEQRLSKKQILELYVNQVDMGQRGSFTIKGFGEASQAYFGKDIGDLTLPEAALLAGIVNGPTYFSPYRHPDRALERRNIVLQAMVDNEVISQAQADGSKAASLKLAPPNVEASDAPYFVDMVRESLLSQYKDTELNGNGYRIYTTLDLDLQHAAAEAIDIGMKQVDELVRKQRTKKVREGKGKNAKIVTTIKPGPEAQVALVCIDPHSGAVLALSGGRNYGMSQLNHVVASRPTGSIFKPFVFATAVNTALSGAQSVFTPATIVDDSPTVFQYEDKVYTPKNFEDKYYGPVSASFALAHSLNNATIKVAEMIGYDKVVALARSAGIKSVRATPAMAIGSYDATPMDMAGAYTIFANNGTRISPIFVSSVRDAKGDILQDFTTDSRQVIDPRVAYVTTTMMEGVMNYGTAAGVRSREGFAAPAAGKTGTSHDAWFAGYTTNLLCIVWVGYDDYSDLKLEGAKTAAPIWAQFMKRAVALPQYKDGVQSFTPPAGVVDVKLDKVTNYLATPVCPNDYEAAFIAGTEPNQTCEMTAGDQRNFFQKIFGVGPHPTPPVAVSNPAQATSQPLSSPPVVQSSQAAQSTEDDKKKKGFFGKLFGAIKGDNKDQNSPQSSPPPPAPR; encoded by the coding sequence TTGGCCATCAAGCTAAAAATCCCCCGCGGCAAAGGCATTCATGCTCGCCTCTCGCACCCCGTCGTCAAGGCTTCTGTAGCCGGCTTCATCATCGTATGTACGGTTCTGTTTGGCGTGTTTGCGTACTACTACGTCAAGTACCAGAAGATTGTTGATAAACGCCTGAGCGGACCTATCTTCGCCAATTCGGCAAAGATTTACGCTGCGCCCGAAACGGTGAAAGTCGGCGAGACTACAAAAATCAGCAGCATCGCCGCCGACCTCCGTCGTGCTGGATATACCGAGGAGAGCGACCGCAACGGATCGCGAGTGGGCACGTACAAAGATGGCGTCTCATCCATCGAAGTTAGTCCCGGACCCGAGTCGTATCACACACCCGAGTCTGCGACGATCCATGTCTCTGATGGCAAGGTCGATCGCATCACTCAGAAGAACGGCGGCGCACTCGATGCGTATGAACTCGAGCCTCAACTCGTCACCGGACTGTTCGACCGCGAGAACCGATCCAAGCGTCGATTGATCACATACGAGGACATGCCTTCCCTCCTCGTGAATGCAATCCTCTCCATCGAGGATCGCCGCTTCTTCCAGCACAGTGGCGTGAATTACTTCCGCTTCCTCGAAGCCGCACTGATTGATCTGCGCTCGCGACACAAGCAGGGCGGATCGACGCTGACCATGCAGCTCGCTCGCGGATTCTTCCTTACTCCGCAGCAGACCATCAAGCGCAAGCTGACCGAGATGCTGATCGCTACCGAGCTCGAGCAGCGTCTCTCGAAGAAGCAGATTCTCGAACTCTATGTAAACCAGGTGGACATGGGCCAGCGCGGCTCGTTCACGATCAAAGGATTCGGTGAGGCTTCGCAGGCCTATTTTGGGAAAGATATTGGAGATCTCACGCTTCCCGAGGCGGCACTGCTGGCCGGAATTGTAAATGGCCCCACATACTTCTCACCATATCGCCATCCCGATCGCGCTCTGGAACGACGCAACATCGTACTGCAGGCGATGGTCGACAACGAGGTGATCTCGCAAGCGCAGGCTGACGGCTCCAAGGCCGCGTCTCTGAAGCTTGCTCCGCCTAACGTGGAAGCCAGCGATGCGCCGTACTTTGTCGACATGGTGCGCGAGTCTTTGCTCTCGCAGTACAAAGACACCGAACTCAACGGGAATGGATACCGCATCTACACGACGCTCGATCTCGACTTACAGCATGCGGCTGCTGAAGCAATCGATATCGGCATGAAGCAGGTTGACGAACTTGTCCGCAAGCAAAGGACTAAGAAGGTTCGGGAGGGTAAAGGCAAGAACGCCAAGATCGTGACGACGATTAAACCGGGACCTGAAGCGCAGGTGGCGCTGGTGTGCATCGATCCCCATAGCGGAGCAGTCCTCGCGCTTTCCGGAGGACGCAACTACGGTATGAGTCAGTTGAATCACGTCGTAGCGAGCCGTCCGACCGGCTCGATCTTCAAGCCATTCGTTTTCGCGACTGCAGTCAACACGGCTCTGAGCGGAGCACAATCGGTCTTCACGCCAGCTACGATCGTTGACGATTCACCTACTGTCTTCCAATACGAAGACAAGGTCTACACACCCAAGAATTTTGAGGACAAATACTATGGACCGGTGAGCGCCAGCTTCGCTCTCGCGCACTCGCTCAACAACGCGACTATAAAAGTCGCCGAGATGATTGGCTACGACAAGGTTGTTGCCCTGGCCCGCTCCGCCGGAATCAAATCAGTTCGCGCCACTCCTGCCATGGCAATCGGTTCGTACGACGCCACGCCCATGGACATGGCCGGGGCCTATACGATCTTTGCCAATAATGGCACGCGCATTTCACCGATCTTTGTCAGCTCCGTGCGCGATGCAAAGGGCGATATTCTCCAAGACTTCACGACGGACAGCCGGCAGGTGATCGATCCGCGCGTAGCATACGTCACCACCACGATGATGGAAGGCGTGATGAACTATGGCACGGCTGCTGGAGTCCGCAGCCGTGAAGGCTTCGCTGCTCCCGCCGCAGGCAAGACTGGCACCTCTCACGACGCCTGGTTCGCAGGTTACACCACGAACCTTCTGTGCATAGTCTGGGTAGGCTACGACGACTACAGCGACCTGAAGCTGGAAGGGGCCAAAACAGCAGCTCCGATTTGGGCGCAATTCATGAAGCGCGCCGTGGCTCTACCGCAATATAAGGATGGAGTTCAATCGTTTACTCCGCCTGCCGGCGTGGTCGACGTAAAGCTCGATAAGGTAACAAACTACCTCGCTACCCCCGTGTGTCCGAACGATTATGAGGCAGCATTCATCGCCGGCACCGAACCCAATCAGACCTGCGAAATGACCGCGGGCGACCAACGCAATTTTTTCCAAAAGATATTTGGCGTCGGACCCCATCCGACACCCCCGGTTGCGGTTTCTAATCCAGCTCAGGCGACATCCCAGCCACTCTCGTCCCCACCGGTAGTGCAGTCGTCCCAGGCGGCCCAAAGTACCGAGGACGACAAGAAGAAGAAGGGCTTTTTTGGCAAGCTTTTTGGGGCAATTAAGGGGGATAATAAGGACCAAAATTCGCCGCAGAGTTCGCCGCCCCCGCCTGCACCAAGGTAG